The following are encoded together in the Triticum aestivum cultivar Chinese Spring unplaced genomic scaffold, IWGSC CS RefSeq v2.1 scaffold30827, whole genome shotgun sequence genome:
- the LOC123174148 gene encoding germin-like protein 8-5 — protein sequence MLQSDSENYIQENDFVRSNLKCYISSLHPVRVNGFVCKNPMEVNAVDFFKAANLDKPRVTNKVGSNVTLINVMQIAGLNTLGISIARIDYAPLGQNPPHTHPRATEILTVLEGTLYVGFVTSNQPAPNRNKFLSKMLNKGDVFVFPVGLIHFQFNPNPHQPAIAIAALSSQNPGAITIANAVFGSDPPISYDILAKAFEVEKNTIDYLQAQFWENNHN from the coding sequence ATGTTGCAATCAGATTCTGAAAATTATATCCAAGAAAACGACTTTGTAAGATCTAACCTTAAATGTTACATCTCCTCCCTGCACCCAGTGCGTGTCAATGGGTTTGTTTGCAAGAACCCGATGGAAGTTAACGCAGTCGACTTCTTCAAGGCAGCCAACCTCGACAAGCCTAGGGTGACCAACAAGGTTGGATCCAACGTCACTTTGATCAACGTCATGCAGATTGCTGGACTCAACACCCTCGGCATCTCAATTGCGCGCATCGACTATGCTCCCTTGGGTCAGAACCCACCACATACGCACCCTCGCGCCACTGAGATCCTCACGGTGCTCGAGGGGACACTATATGTTGGCTTTGTCACATCCAACCAGCCCGCCCCCAACAGAAACAAGTTCCTTTCCAAGATGCTCAACAAAGGTGATGTGTTTGTCTTCCCCGTGGGGCTCATCCACTTCCAATTCAACCCCAACCCCCACCAGCCCGCTATTGCAATTGCCGCGCTCAGCAGCCAGAACCCAGGGGCTATCACAATTGCCAATGCAGTGTTTGGGTCGGACCCACCAATATCATATGATATTCTTGCCAAGGCATTTGAGGTGGAAAAGAATACAATAGACTATCTCCAGGCTCAATTTTGGGAGAACAACCACAACTAA